Proteins encoded together in one Solanum lycopersicum chromosome 7, SLM_r2.1 window:
- the LOC138337382 gene encoding uncharacterized protein translates to MSPRREARGRPAIRNVEELEVPNASNVQPQEEFTNAEFCEAIRMLRQVVNNQVRQQEGDRQDGANTSRIREFLRMNPHVFLGISFPENKAKVLEFITLKQDSLSVHEYGLNFTQLSRYALEMVKDKRSRMRLFVTGLVVLQVMKVEEEKMSDKDEHRNKNTKTGISLVNRRVVQVDHNFRNQRGMHHHLLVHLRPEIKNKQGHGNVGKRALSSSVAPLDRAAPRGSTSSSGGGANRLYAITSRQENSPDIVMGMIKVFNFDFYALFDPGESLSFVTPYVANKFKILPEKLCEPFCVSTPVGESILAEKDFVIVLFPSITITPWLI, encoded by the exons ATGTCTCCACGAAGAGAAGCAAGAGGTCGTCCAGCCATAAGGAATGTCGAAGAGCTAGAGGTACCTAATGCATCGAATGTGCAACCTCAAGAAGAATTCACCAATGCTGAATTCTGTGAGGCTATCCGGATgttaagacaagtggtgaataATCAAGTCAGGCAACAAGAGGGAGATCGACAAGATGGGGCTAACACTTCGAGAATCCGGgaattcttgaggatgaatccccATGTTTTTTTG GGCATTTCTTTTCCTGAGAACAAAGCAAAGGTATTAGAGTTCATTACTCTGAAACAAGACTCGttgagtgttcatgagtatgGGTTAAATTTCACCCAACTGTCTCGCTATGCTCTGGAGATGGTTAAGGATAAGAGGAGCAGAATGAGATTGTTTGTTACTGGTTTGGTCGTGCTTCAAGTAATGAAG GTAGAGGAAGAAAAGATGAGCGATAAAGACGAGCACCGGAACAAGAATACAAAGACTGGAATAAGTCTGGTCAACAGAAGGGTGGTTCAAGTCGATCACAATTTCAGAAACCAAAGGGGCATGcaccatcatctgctagtgcacctTCGTCCAGAAATAAAG AATAAGCAAGGTCATGGAAATGTGGGAAAAAGGGCTCTATCTTCATCAGTTGCTCCACTAGACAGGGCTGCACCTAGAGGATCCACTTCTAGCAGTGGCGGAGGGGCAAACCGtctctatgcaatcactagccGCCAAGAGAACTCTCCAGATATTGTCATGGGTATGATCaaagtatttaattttgatttttatgctTTATTTGACCCAGGagaaagtttatcttttgtaactccttatgttgcaaataagTTTAAGATTCTTCCTGAAAAACTTTGTGAACCCTTCTGTGTTTCTACACCTGTTGGGGAGTCTATTCTAGCAGAAAAAGACTTCGTGATTGTCCTATTTCCATCAATCACAATAACACCATGGCTGATTTAG